The region CGAATGCTTCGATAAGGCGCTGCTGGCGCTTGCCAAACGGGTCGATATGTAATCCCCAGGATAAATCACGGAAAAGAGAGGGAAGCTTTATGGTCAAAAACTGGGACAAAGTGAAAATGTACGATCTTACGCAGAAACTGAGCCATCTGACGCCGCCGTGGCCGACCTACGAGCCGCTGCAGATCAAATTCTTCAAGCGCCTCACCTCCAACGGCGCCAACGGTCAGGTCATAACCACCTCCAACCATGTCGGCACCCACCTGGACGGCTCGCTCCACTTCTGCACCCACGGTCGCGACATCGCCGCCATCCCCCTGACCGACCTTATCGGTCCCGGCGTCGTCGTCGATGTGAGCGACATCGCCGAGGACTACGGCATCTACACCTCCAAGGACATCATGGAGCGGGCCGACGTGCGCGAAGGCGACATCCTCCTCATCTACACCGGCTATCACAAATATTCCTGGGATCAGCCGGCCGCCGACGAGGTCCGCTACATGGTCAAGCACCCCGGCCCGACCCGTGAGTTCGCGGAGTGGTGCCTAAAAATGAAATTCAAATGGCTGGGAGTAGACGCCGGCTCGGCCGACCATCCCATTAACACCAAAATCCGCGAATGGTGCCCGCGGCAGGCGGCCGAGTGCGAACAGTATTTCCGGGCGAAGTACGGCAAGGGCATCGACGACATCTTTCCCCCCGACCACTACCAGCTCATGCATATCGACCTCTTCCCCCACGACATCATCCATGTCGAGAATGTCGGCGGCGAAATCGAGAAGGTGCTTGGCAAGCGCCTGATAATCGGCTGTTACCCCTGGCGGTTCGAAGGCGGCGAATCGTCGATCTGCCGCATCGTCGCCTATGACGAAGAATAACGAGGTGCTGCACCCGGTCTGGCGCGAACTTCTCGCCGGGCTGCCGGCTTCCGGACTGGTGACCCTCATCGGCGGCGGCGGCAAGACCAGCCTCATGTATTACCTGGTGGCCGGACTCAAGGCCGCCGGAACCGTTGCCTTCGCCGCCACCACCGCCAAACTGTTCATGCAGGAGGGAGCGGGCCACCGGACGGTACTGGTAGGCAGCCTGGCCGAATTCCGCCGGGCGGTCGGGGAATTGCGCTCCTGCCC is a window of Selenomonadales bacterium 4137-cl DNA encoding:
- a CDS encoding cyclase family protein — translated: MVKNWDKVKMYDLTQKLSHLTPPWPTYEPLQIKFFKRLTSNGANGQVITTSNHVGTHLDGSLHFCTHGRDIAAIPLTDLIGPGVVVDVSDIAEDYGIYTSKDIMERADVREGDILLIYTGYHKYSWDQPAADEVRYMVKHPGPTREFAEWCLKMKFKWLGVDAGSADHPINTKIREWCPRQAAECEQYFRAKYGKGIDDIFPPDHYQLMHIDLFPHDIIHVENVGGEIEKVLGKRLIIGCYPWRFEGGESSICRIVAYDEE